A segment of the Luteitalea sp. genome:
CTGAAGGGCGACAGCGATGCGCCGTAGACACGCATCTCGTTCAGCATCATGTCGGTCTCGGTGAATCCGGGAGAGATGGTGTTGACGTTGATGTTGCGAGGTCCAAGCTCGCGGGCGAGCGTGGGCACGAACTGCTCGGCCGCCCCCTTGCTGGCAACGTAAATGGAGGATCCGGCCATGTTCATTCTGGTAGCGCCTGTAGAGACGACCGCGATGGATCCGCCTTCTTGTGTGCCACGTGAGCCTCGAGGTCGAAGCACAAACTGCCACCTGCCAGATTTACATGACGCTTGCGGCCATCGGCGGGAGATGGAAGCCGCTAATCATCTACCGACTCTTCCAGGGCACCAAACGGTTCTCCGAGTTGAAGCGTGGGATCGCGGGCGTCACGCAGAAGATGCTGACGCAGCAGCTGCGGGAGCTCGAACGCAGCGGTTTGGTGACGAGGAAAGTGTATCCTGAGGTGCCGCCGCGGGTGGAGTATTCGTTGACGGCCACCGGTCAAAGTCTCCGTGGCGTGATGAGCGCGATGAGCGCATGGGGCGAGCGCTACAAGCTCGTCAACGGCTGCAGGGTCGTGAAGAAGCGAGCGTAACCGTCTCGTGGGGAGAAGCGCATGCCCGTGAACAAGCGAACATTCCTGAAGATGTCGGCGGCCGTGCTGGCCAGCGCTGCTCTGCCGCGGGAGATCGAAAGCGCCCAAAACAGCACGGAGCGAAACTGGGCTGGCAACATCGAATACAGCACGGCGCAGATCCACTCTCCCAAGACGCTGGACGAGGTCCGGCAGGTCGTGAAGCGGTGCCGCAAGCTGCGGGCGCTGGGCACCCGCCATTCCTTCAATCAGATCGCAGACAGCACGGAAAATCTCGTCTCGGTCTGGCATCTCGACCAGGTCGTGTCGTTGGACAAAGCGTCACGGACGGTCACCGTCGGGGCCGGTATGCGCTACGGCGAGCTGAGCGAGTATCTGCACGAGAAGGGCTTTGCGCTGCACAACCTGGCTTCACTGCCGCATATCTCCGTTGCTGGCGCTTGCGCGACGGGAACGCACGGGTCCGGCGTCGAGAACGGGAATCTGGCCACGGCAGTGCTCGGGCTGGAGGTCGTCACTGCCGATGGCGAGGTCCTGACGCTATCGCGCGACAAGGATGGCGATCGCTTCGACGGCACCGTCGTGGCGCTTGGCGGTCTGGGAGTCGTGACCGCGGTGACGCTCGAGATCCAGCCGACCTTCAGCGTGAGGCAGGACGTCTACCAGAACCTGCCAGTGAAGCAGGTGCGTGGGCATCTCGACGAGATCCTGGCGAGCGGCTATAGCGTCAGCTTGTTCACCGACTGGCAGGGGGACACGGTCAACCAGGTCTGGGTCAAGACCCGAATCGGCGAGGAGACTGCCCAAACGGGAGGGCCCGAGCTATTCGGCGCGAAGCTTGCCGCGAAGAACTTGCACCCCATTGCAGAGCTCTCCGCTGAGAATTGTACCGAGCAGATGGGCGTCGCCGGGCCGTGGCACGAGCGGCTGCCACACTTCCGTCTGAACTTCACCCCGAGCAGCGGCGAAGAGCTGCAGTCGGAGTATTTCGTGCCTCGCGACCACGCACTGAAGGCGCTGACTGCCGTCTACGAGCTGCGCGATCGCATTGCACCACACCTCTTGATCTCCGAGGTGCGAACCATCGACGCCGACCGTTTCTGGATGAGCCCCTGCTACCAGCAGCCCTGTCTGACCATTCATTTCACGTGGAAACAGGACTGGCCCGCCGTCAAAGCGCTGCTTCCAGTGATCGAACAGGCCCTCGAGCCGTTCGACGTCAGGCCGCACTGGGGCAAGCTGTTCACGATCCCCTCGTCACGGCTGAGTGCCCGGTATCAGAGGCTACCGGCGTTTCGGGAGCTATTGGCCGCGCACGACCCTCAGGGCAAGTTTCGCAACGCATTCTTCGAGACGCACATCTTCGGCGGCGCCTGACGTGCGCGATTCTATATTCCTTGAAATATAACGACTCGTGTATGCTGGTGCGGGACGCCTACCGTGGCGGCCACTACGCGGTCTGCGCCGTGCGCCGCTGCCGTGGGCGTCTGAGGCGGCGCTGCAATGCGGCCGCGTCCCGTGCGACCGCGCGGCGAGATGCGGCTTCCATGGCGTGGTAGCGGTTGATGATCTCGAGGCCGAACGGTGTGAGCGTGGCAGCTCCACCACGCCTGCCGCCGGCCAGCGTCCGGACGGCTGGCTCGCGGAACATCCGATTGACGCTGTCGACGAGCAACCAAGCACGACGATAGGACATATCCATCGCGCGCGCCGCGGCGCTGATCGAGCCGCAATCGCGGATCCCTTCGAGGAGCTGGACCTTGCCCGGGCCGATCCAAGCGTCTGGCCGGAAATAGACGCGCAAGAAGAGTCTCGTCATGACGGCGCAATCCTACGCCAACCGTATCAGATCAGTACTGGCGTCAACGCTGAGAGAGACGTGCTGCGTGGTCCTCGTGTGGGTGGCGC
Coding sequences within it:
- a CDS encoding LysR family transcriptional regulator gives rise to the protein MTRLFLRVYFRPDAWIGPGKVQLLEGIRDCGSISAAARAMDMSYRRAWLLVDSVNRMFREPAVRTLAGGRRGGAATLTPFGLEIINRYHAMEAASRRAVARDAAALQRRLRRPRQRRTAQTA
- a CDS encoding FAD-binding protein, giving the protein MPVNKRTFLKMSAAVLASAALPREIESAQNSTERNWAGNIEYSTAQIHSPKTLDEVRQVVKRCRKLRALGTRHSFNQIADSTENLVSVWHLDQVVSLDKASRTVTVGAGMRYGELSEYLHEKGFALHNLASLPHISVAGACATGTHGSGVENGNLATAVLGLEVVTADGEVLTLSRDKDGDRFDGTVVALGGLGVVTAVTLEIQPTFSVRQDVYQNLPVKQVRGHLDEILASGYSVSLFTDWQGDTVNQVWVKTRIGEETAQTGGPELFGAKLAAKNLHPIAELSAENCTEQMGVAGPWHERLPHFRLNFTPSSGEELQSEYFVPRDHALKALTAVYELRDRIAPHLLISEVRTIDADRFWMSPCYQQPCLTIHFTWKQDWPAVKALLPVIEQALEPFDVRPHWGKLFTIPSSRLSARYQRLPAFRELLAAHDPQGKFRNAFFETHIFGGA
- a CDS encoding SDR family oxidoreductase; amino-acid sequence: MNMAGSSIYVASKGAAEQFVPTLARELGPRNINVNTISPGFTETDMMLNEMRVYGASLSPFSRTGSADEVAAVVAFLTSPDGHWVTAQNVQAGGGVAF
- a CDS encoding transcriptional regulator, whose protein sequence is MTLAAIGGRWKPLIIYRLFQGTKRFSELKRGIAGVTQKMLTQQLRELERSGLVTRKVYPEVPPRVEYSLTATGQSLRGVMSAMSAWGERYKLVNGCRVVKKRA